The sequence TCATTTAAACAGAAGTGAGATGTTACCACTACATTTTCAACAATATTTGCTCTTACACTGATAAAAGGCAGACAGGAGAGTTTTACAAGGGAGTCATACACTGTCATAATTAAATGACGGAAAAACAGAagcaaatgttattaaaaaaacgAAATGTCAGAATCAGTTGTTCTTGTCTTGAAATTCTGTAAATATcccttttgtttcttttaaatgcCAAATAATACCATTTTAACGGTGTGGTGGAAAATTGtgaattattaatcacctgtatCTAAATGGTCTCTCTGAAATTGAGGGGTATGTATGTTGCTATGCCCCTGAACAccatagttaaataaatattactgggaTCACCTTCACACTGAAATTGTGAGATTTGAAAATTAATTCAACTTTCTCTCAGTCTCTCAATGAAAAATAGAAGCTCGTAATCAAATGCAAAATTTAAATTAACTTCAAGTTCTAATGACCGGAGTGGAATAACTGGTCCAACAGATGGCAGCAGAGTAACGCTGATGTACAATGAATCAGCTCGATgtattcttagtttttttttttgtttaatgataaatgataaacACACAAGAATACATTTTATATGCAGCGCTATACAAAGCATTTCTCGGGCTACAGTAAAGTTTTATCTCTGTAGTTCCTCCTTCAGTTCAGTAAACTCAGAGGTATCGCCTTCCTTTTCCGTTTGCTCGGCTTACCTACTTTACTTTCTGTTTTAACATGTCTGATCTTAGTAAAATGGCGGCTAAATCCAGTGTTTCTTTCGCTCAGGATCAGTTCAACTGTTCAATCTGCCTGGATCTATTGAAGGATCCAGTGGCCATTCCCTGTGGACACAGTTACtgtatgagctgtatttcaggcTGCTGGGATCAGGATGGGCAGAGGGGAGTCTACAGCTGCCCTCAGTGCAGACAGACCTTCACCCCAAGACCTTCTTTAGGGAAAAACACCATACTGGCTGAAGTGGTGGAAAATATCAGGAAGAGAAAACTATCTAGAGATGTGGAGTGTGATGTCTGTATTGGGAAAGCTGTTAAATCTTGTCTAGTGTGTCTGGAATCTTACTGCCAGGCTCACTTTGAACAACACGAGGAAATTCACTCTAGAAAGCGACACAAAGTGACTGATGCCACTGGACGACTGCAGGAGACGATGATCTGCCCTCAACATGACAGACTGCTAGAAATGTACTGCAGAACTGACCAGCGCTGTATTTGCATGCTGTGCTTGATGAATGAACACAAAACCCATGAAACTGTATTACCAGCTGAAGAAAAAGCACAGAAGCAggtataaaataacaacaaattgcGAAGTACTTGCAGTTCTGCCCTAATGATAAGCTTTTTCAAACGATGCCATTGCAATTTATTGACATTATGGCAATTACCTTATAACAGCTTCTCTATTTACAGAGGAgatataaaaagttttttttttttgagcatatTTAAATTGTTACTGTTATGTTCATAAACCTTTTGTGTCATTCAGGTTTATATATCACAGTGGTTTACTCTAATTTCTTTGTTTTACAGAAACATTTTAACAAGATACTCCAGCAGAGAATCCAGGAGAAACAGAAGGAGTGTGAGGAGCTGAGAGCGGCTGTAAAGTCTCACAAGGTGAGTTTTGAGCAGATCAATTGCTGGCTGCTGTAAGAGCTGTTTCCTCCAGTCAGTCTATGGAGCTTATGACAATAATTTGTCAATTTGAAATTAAACTGTGCATGGATGAATAGTTTCTCCAGTTACATGAACCTAAATCAGTTACATGAACCTAATCAGCTGATTTTGTTTGGCTCCAAATTGCAGTTTGAAAAATTGTGTTCTCTTGgggtttttacagtaaaaaaaactcgTATGTCAAAACTCTGGGGGTCATCTTTGATTCTGAATTGAAAtttgacaaacaaataaactgtTGTCAGGGCCAGCTTTTTCCAACTAAAGTGATTAAGAAAGTTTAAACCCTTTCTAGGCACTTGGACACAGTTATTCACAGTTTTGGACAgatcttttaaaatgttattatttttgtttataaataaataaaagataaaatactgTTCTTTTCCCAAATCATTTGTGTATTTGACCTGTCTATGAAGCACTTTGGCCAGCATTCATATTGTTTTAACGTGCGATACAAATAAAGTATGACTTGACCATTTCCATGATGGTTAAGCAAAGAGAACCATTCAGCACGATAGTAGAAAAGTAAATTCCTAAGATGAAATTCCTTGTTCATTGTATGATGTAGCTCAAGCTTTGTCATTTCAAGCTTTTGAGACGCAGTGTAGcttttttgtagcctgtggctttaaatgaaaaagaTCTGGTTCTACTTGCCCACCGTTCCTATGTacatgtctgcttctcctgcgttacgtcagataaacagcagtcagtgatagagacagaatcagatgaagctgaaatacagctcattagtcaaaaatacctagtaagtttatttgatgtatttgtggtggagtttattcaagccttactgaaatgatgagtctcacacaaatgccgttttagtacacacacacacacacatacatatatatgcgcATTTGCTGACACCATGCGGTCAtggtgattatagtggttaagaattacacagcaattttactctctttattacaaacatgctctgttttaaaaatgatttaaacttAAAAATCACAGAGTTGGAACAGATGTTTTTATcccagtttgtttgcaaaaaacCTGTTCACATATGTATACATGTTATCATAGAAACAtggcatctgtcaatcaattcccCAATCATTTGTGTATTTGACCTGTGTGTAAAGCACATTGGAcaacattcatgttgttttatagtgctatacaaataaagtatGATTCGACCATTTCTGTGATGGTTAAGCAAAAAAGAACCATTCAGCACAATAGTAGAAAAGTAAATTCCCAAGGTGAAACAAATTCCTGGTTCTATGTATGATGTAGCCCAAGCTTTGTCATTTCAAGCTTTTGAGACGCTTAGATATATGTTTCACAGTCTGAGAATGCTAGCCTAACATATAGACCATAAAGACATAAGAATCATTTACCTCTGTGTGAGGCAGCAGTAAGAGCTGAGTCAATGACTGATTCTGCTGCTTCTCTCTTCGTGTGTCCTAACAGCGCTCTGCACAGACAGCAGTGGAGGACACTGAGAGGATCTTTACTGAGCTCATCCGATCCATTGAGAGAAGCCGCTCTGAGGTGACACAGCTGATCAGAGATCAGGAAAAGGCTGCAGTGAGTGGAGCTAAAGGACGACTGGAGCAACTGGAGCAGGCGATAACCGATCTGAGGAGGAGAAGTGCTGAGCTGGAGCAGCTTTCACACACGGACAATGACATCCATTTCCTCCAGGTAACACAGCTCTGACAGCACATTATGTTTAAAATTGTGATTGTCTGATATCCCTGTTGTTGTGTCTTTTGTGTTTGTGTAGAGTTTCCAGTCTCTCTCTGTTCCTCCTGGATCTACAGACTCATCCAGCATCAGTTCTCGTCTCTCTTTtgataaatttaaaatgtttgtttctcGGGTGAAAGAAAAGCTGCAGAACTCTTTGAAGGAAGAGAAAGAAAACATATTGCGCATAGGTAAAGTATTGAAGATATAAATTAGCCTCAGAAGTGTcaatattttgaacaatatacTTCCACAGCTACTGTTTAGAATGACAGGTGGATaaaatcttttacatttttacatgaagATGTTTGTTGGTTTCCGTAGTGAGAAACATCAGTGTGATTTCCA is a genomic window of Danio aesculapii chromosome 2, fDanAes4.1, whole genome shotgun sequence containing:
- the ftr03 gene encoding tripartite motif-containing protein 16, producing MSDLSKMAAKSSVSFAQDQFNCSICLDLLKDPVAIPCGHSYCMSCISGCWDQDGQRGVYSCPQCRQTFTPRPSLGKNTILAEVVENIRKRKLSRDVECDVCIGKAVKSCLVCLESYCQAHFEQHEEIHSRKRHKVTDATGRLQETMICPQHDRLLEMYCRTDQRCICMLCLMNEHKTHETVLPAEEKAQKQKHFNKILQQRIQEKQKECEELRAAVKSHKRSAQTAVEDTERIFTELIRSIERSRSEVTQLIRDQEKAAVSGAKGRLEQLEQAITDLRRRSAELEQLSHTDNDIHFLQSFQSLSVPPGSTDSSSISSRLSFDKFKMFVSRVKEKLQNSLKEEKENILRIVRNISVISTPEYERRKKFLQYYQQLTLDSNTAYKSLRLSEGNRVVTRMKKTPDHPDRFDGFAQLLCKESVRGRCYWEVERSGKGMYVSVAYKSIRRKGQGSECKFGCNDESWSLYCSDTKCLFRYNNIESILPVVSSSSKIGVYVDHNAGTLSFYRVSDTMSLIHRVHTTFTKPLYPGFGVSNESQVKLCDQA